One region of Maylandia zebra isolate NMK-2024a linkage group LG10, Mzebra_GT3a, whole genome shotgun sequence genomic DNA includes:
- the LOC101466978 gene encoding claudin-4 — MSMGMEIVGIAFGVIGFLIAILSCALPMWRVTAFIGANIVTAQIIQEGLWMSCVVQSTGQMQCKVYDSLLALSQELQASRAMMVVAIILGVLGVMISIVGAKCTNCIEEEGSKAKVMIIAGVFFILSGLLVLIPVSWTANVIIMNFYNPTLLTSQKMELGASLYIGWAAAGLFLIGGAMLCTSCPPKEKKYLPPRMGYSAPRSISAGGGYDKKDYV; from the coding sequence ATGTCGATGGGTATGGAGATCGTGGGCATTGCCTTTGGAGTCATTGGTTTTCTTATAGCCATATTATCATGTGCCCTACCAATGTGGAGGGTGACTGCCTTCATCGGCGCTAACATCGTCACTGCTCAGATCATCCAGGAGGGTTTGTGGATGAGCTGTGTTGTCCAGAGCACAGGTCAGATGCAGTGCAAGGTCTACGACTCGCTGCTGGCCTTGTCTCAGGAACTGCAGGCATCCAGAGCAATGATGGTTGTTGCCATTATACTCGGAGTGCTGGGCGTCATGATCTCCATAGTCGGCGCCAAGTGCACCAACTGCATTGAAGAGGAAGGAAGCAAAGCCAAAGTGATGATCATCGCTGGTGTCTTCTTCATCCTCAGTGGCCTCTTGGTTCTCATCCCTGTTTCTTGGACTGCCAATGTTATCATCATGAATTTCTACAACCCTACTCTGCTCACGTCTCAGAAGATGGAGCTAGGGGCGTCACTCTACATAGGCTGGGCTGCAGCCGGACTGTTTCTGATCGGAGGGGCAATGTTGTGCACTAGCTGCCcaccaaaagaaaagaaatatctGCCACCCAGGATGGGGTACTCGGCCCCACGCAGCATTAGTGCAGGTGGAGGATATGACAAGAAAGACTACGTCTGA